The Deinococcus puniceus genome segment GTTGTTGCTGGCTTCTCTGGTGTCGCCGCACAGGGCGTCGCCCCAGAAGCAATACGCGCCGAGGCTGGGATAGTCGTTGACCAGCGCGTAGAACTTGCGGTAGTCGCCCACCTTTTTGTCTACCGTCCAGCTCAGGGTGGGGGTCAGGCTGACGCCGCCGCTGCGGTTGCCGGGCGTCAAGTCGGTCAGCTTGAAGCTGTCGAGCGGCGTAATGTCGACCACAGGGCTATTGATGCTCTGGGTGCTGGTGTAGGCCTGCACGTAGTAGTACATTTTTTGGCCTGCCACCAGCGCCGGATCGCTGATACGCACGCCGTTGGCGAAGCCGTCTGCCGCCGCAACTGTGCGGACGAGGCGGAAGGCGGTGTTGTCGGCGCTGCCGAAGACCCGGAACCCCAGCACGTCTCCCTGAAGGCCCGCCTGATAGTTGAATTTCAGTTCGGCCCACATCTGGCTCTCTTCGGTGGGCGCGGCAGTGGGGCGCACGCCCGAGTTGTAGCCTAATTTTTGAGCGACGGTGTAGGCCATAGCGCGGGTATCCAAAAACGCGCCCAGCGGCGTCGTCACCGGCTGATCATCCGTAATATTGACCGGAATATAGCTGTTGACCCGGTTGGAGTTGTAATCGTAGGCCACCAGATTCAGGTACGTGGGGCCGCGAATACCGCGCAGGGCGTTGCCCGTCACGGCCAGCTTGGCTTCCATGACCGTGTTTTTGGGGTCGTTCTCGCCCAATGCGCGGCTGCCGAAATAGCCAGCGCCGGGGGTGTTTTCCAGACCCACGTTGGCATACACGATTTCGGGACTCAGGCCCGCGTCGCCCGCCGTGACGGTCAGCCCCAGCGTCACGCCTTTGCTGGCGCTGAAGGTGTACGCCTTGGCCGGGTCGTTAGACAGTGCCACACGGGTTTCGCCTTCCAGCGCCGCCGCACCCAGTTCGGGAGCCACGGCCTTGTAGGTGCTGGAAAACGCCATCTTTTGCACCACATTCAACTGTTGCCCCGCGCCCAGCACCGGGTAATTGACCACACGTGACGCCGCGTAGCCGGGCTTGGCAAAGCTGAGCGAGTAGGTACCGGGCGCGACACTGAGCACAAATGTGCCCTTGTCGTCGGTGCTGGCGGTGCCCACAGTCGTGCCGCCGCTGTCGGTCACGGTCACGGTGCTGCCTGCTACCACCGCGCCGGAATTGGACGACACCACGTAACCCAGAACGCGGGTGCTACCTGTGCCGACGATATTGCTGCTCGGCGGAGTGGTGCCGTTGGGCGGGGTGAGACCGTCGGGAGACGGAGTGCAGGCCGCCAGCAACAATGCGCTGCTGAGGGCCAAGACGAGGTGTGATTTTCTCATGAGAACTCCAGATCAAGAGTGCTGACTCGGTGAGGGCGAAAAGAAGGAACGACGGCCAGAACTTCAACGACAGACCTACCCGGAGAAAAACGACCAAAAATGAGGATGTGATACCCGGTCAGTGTAAGAAAGTTGTCAGAATTGGTCAAACGAAAATGCTCGTGTGCCTTAAAACAGTTGCCAAATGGCTGGAAAATTGCCCCTTGAGTTTTCGTTTAGAATGCTGAATTCCTAATTAAAGACTTGATGAAGGCCGCTGGTCTGCCATAGAAAAAGGGAACGCCCTGTGTTGCTGGCGTTCCCCACTTCCTGCTTGTTCCGCGCTTTAGCCTGCTTCTCTCATTCCCATTCAATCGTGGCAGGCGGCTTGCCCGTGATGTCGTACACCACGCGGTTAATTTCGTGGACGTGGTTCACGATGCGGTTGCTCATGGTGGCGAGGAAGTCGTAGGGCAGGCGTGCCCACTCCGCCGTCATGAAGTCGTCGGTGGTCACGGCCCGCAGCGCCGCCGTGTAGCTGTAGGTGCGCTCGTCGCCCATCACGCCTACCGACTGAATGGGAGTCAGAATCGCCAACGCCTGAGAGCAGCCGTCGTACAGTCCGAATTCGCGCAGGCCCGAAATAAAGATGTCGTCTACGCGGCGCAAAATATCCAGTTTTTCTTCGGTAATCGCCCCAATCACGCGGATGGCGAGGCCGGGGCCGGGGAAGGGGTGGCGCATGCGGATGTGTTCGGGGAGTCCCAGCAGGCGGGCAATTTCGCGTACCTCATCCTTAAACAGCGTGCGGAAGGGTTCCACCAGCTTGAAGGCCAGATCGTCGGGCAGGCCGCCCACGTTGTGATGGCTCTTGATGTTGGCCGCGCCCGATTTCTCGGAATGCAGGCCGCCCGCGCTCTCGATCACGTCGGGATACAGCGTGCCCTGCGCCAGATAGTCGAAGGGGCCGTGAATCCGGGCTTCCCGCTCGAAGGCCCGGATAAACTCGCGGCCAATGATCTTGCGCTTTTGCTCCGGGTCAGACACACCCGTCAGTGCGCCCATGAATTCGGTGCGGGCGTCCACGGTAATCAGATTCACGCCGAGGGGCAGCAGCGCGGCTTCCACCTGTTCGCGCTCGCCCAACCTCAGCAGGCCGTGATCGATGAACACTGCCGTCAGCTTTTCACCCACCGCCCGCGCCAGCAGCAGCCCCAGCGTGCTGGAATCCACGCCGCCGCTGATCGCCAGCAGCACCCTCCCGTCGCCCACCTGCGCCCGCACACCTTCGATCAGGTCTTCGACGATATGTTCGGCGTTCCAGTCGCGCTCTATGCCGCAAATACCCAGAAAGTTCGCCAGCAGTTGCCCGCCTTTGGGCGTATGTACGACTTCGGGGTGAAACTGCACGCCGTAGCGCCGGGTCACGTTGTTCTCGATGGCCGTGACGGGTGTGTCCAAGGTTTCGGCCACCACTTCATACCCAGCGGGCAGCGCCTTCACCGAGTCGCTGTGGCTCATCCACGCCACGAATTCGCCCACGATGCCCTCGAAGAGTTGGCCGCCGTAGCGGGTCAGATCGGCCTTGCCGTACTCCCGCCTACCTGCACGGGCCACCGTACCGCCCGCTTGCTGCGCCAAAAACTGCATGCCGTAGCACACGCCCAGAATCGGCACAGGCAGGTCAAGCACTCCAGCCGCCGGACGGGGAGCCGCCTCGTCGTACACGCTGCTGGGGCCGCCCGACAAGACAATGCCTTGCGGGTTCTCCTGCGCGATCCGCTCTAGGCTGGCTGTACCGGGCAAAATCACCGAATACGCTCCCAGTTCACGGAACCGC includes the following:
- a CDS encoding carboxypeptidase-like regulatory domain-containing protein, giving the protein MRKSHLVLALSSALLLAACTPSPDGLTPPNGTTPPSSNIVGTGSTRVLGYVVSSNSGAVVAGSTVTVTDSGGTTVGTASTDDKGTFVLSVAPGTYSLSFAKPGYAASRVVNYPVLGAGQQLNVVQKMAFSSTYKAVAPELGAAALEGETRVALSNDPAKAYTFSASKGVTLGLTVTAGDAGLSPEIVYANVGLENTPGAGYFGSRALGENDPKNTVMEAKLAVTGNALRGIRGPTYLNLVAYDYNSNRVNSYIPVNITDDQPVTTPLGAFLDTRAMAYTVAQKLGYNSGVRPTAAPTEESQMWAELKFNYQAGLQGDVLGFRVFGSADNTAFRLVRTVAAADGFANGVRISDPALVAGQKMYYYVQAYTSTQSINSPVVDITPLDSFKLTDLTPGNRSGGVSLTPTLSWTVDKKVGDYRKFYALVNDYPSLGAYCFWGDALCGDTREASNNVYTDDGKSPALTMTGNTYSVLFNENGKALLPKLEAFHSYSFDVSAAAFSADGRAVSIAQDYYNIFSPNGGCNFGGPVCEGLISTFTTGNGSN
- the guaA gene encoding glutamine-hydrolyzing GMP synthase, with translation MSVVILDFGSQFTRLIARRFRELGAYSVILPGTASLERIAQENPQGIVLSGGPSSVYDEAAPRPAAGVLDLPVPILGVCYGMQFLAQQAGGTVARAGRREYGKADLTRYGGQLFEGIVGEFVAWMSHSDSVKALPAGYEVVAETLDTPVTAIENNVTRRYGVQFHPEVVHTPKGGQLLANFLGICGIERDWNAEHIVEDLIEGVRAQVGDGRVLLAISGGVDSSTLGLLLARAVGEKLTAVFIDHGLLRLGEREQVEAALLPLGVNLITVDARTEFMGALTGVSDPEQKRKIIGREFIRAFEREARIHGPFDYLAQGTLYPDVIESAGGLHSEKSGAANIKSHHNVGGLPDDLAFKLVEPFRTLFKDEVREIARLLGLPEHIRMRHPFPGPGLAIRVIGAITEEKLDILRRVDDIFISGLREFGLYDGCSQALAILTPIQSVGVMGDERTYSYTAALRAVTTDDFMTAEWARLPYDFLATMSNRIVNHVHEINRVVYDITGKPPATIEWE